The Candidatus Binatota bacterium DNA window AGGGGTGGCTGGTTCTACAGGACGCCGTTCAACCTGGAGCCGATCAGCGTTTCGGCCTCCGACATTATGCGGTCGATGAGTTCCTGGCAGGTGGGTATATCGTGGATCAGTCCGGCCACCATTCCGCAGGACCACGCGCCTGCGTCCATGTCGCCCTCGGACATTATGCGCGGGTAAACACCGGCCACCTCGTCCATGATGTCGGCGAACCCGAGGTCCTTGCCGAGTTCCCTCTCCTTTTCGAGCAATCGCTCGACGGCGGAGTTCGTCAGCACGCGCTCGGTGTTGCGCAAGGGACGCATGATGAGCCGGGTGTCGAGCTCACTGGCCTCGACGATGGCCTGCTTCACGTTCTCGTGCACGGGGGCTTCCTTGGTGGCTATGAAGCGCGTGCCCATGTTTATTCCCTCGGCTCCCATGGCCAGCGAAGCAACCAGCGAACGGCCATCGGCCATACCTCCTGACGCTACGAACGGTATCTCCAGCTCGTCGGCCGCACGCGGCAGCAGTATCATGTTGGGAATGTCGTCCTCGCCAGGGTGGCCACCGCACTCGAAACCGTCTACCGACACCGCGTCGCAGCCAATGCGCTGGGCCTTGAGCGCGTGCCTGACCGCGGTGCACTTGTGTATGACCTTGACCCCGGCGTCCTTGAGCGCGGGAAGATACTCCTGCGGGTTGTTGCCCGCCGTCTCGACTACCTTGACGCCCCCGTCGACTATGGCCTGCACGTAGCCGGGATAATCAGGGGACTGCACGATGGGCAGGAAGGTTATGTTCACGCCGAAAGGCTTGTCGGTCATCTCGTGACAACGGGCGATCTCGGTGGCCAGGTC harbors:
- a CDS encoding nitronate monooxygenase gives rise to the protein DLATEIARCHEMTDKPFGVNITFLPIVQSPDYPGYVQAIVDGGVKVVETAGNNPQEYLPALKDAGVKVIHKCTAVRHALKAQRIGCDAVSVDGFECGGHPGEDDIPNMILLPRAADELEIPFVASGGMADGRSLVASLAMGAEGINMGTRFIATKEAPVHENVKQAIVEASELDTRLIMRPLRNTERVLTNSAVERLLEKERELGKDLGFADIMDEVAGVYPRIMSEGDMDAGAWSCGMVAGLIHDIPTCQELIDRIMSEAETLIGSRLNGVL